The Lactobacillus acidophilus DNA segment TGCTTACAAGACGTCAGGTCACTGGGCACACTATCGTGATGACATGTTCCCACCAATGGACATGGGTGATGGCGAAATGCTTGAACTTCGTCCAATGAACTGCCCATCACATATTCAAATTTACAAGCACCACATTCGTTCATACCGTGATTTACCACTTCGTGTTGCTGAACTTGGTATGATGCACAGATACGAAAAATCAGGTGCTTTATCTGGTCTTCAACGTGTACGTGAAATGACCTTGAACGATGGTCACACATTTGTAGAACTTGATCAAGTTCAAAGCGAATTTGCTAAGATCTTGAAGTTGATCATGGACGTATACAGAGACTTCGATATTACTGATTACTACTTCAGACTTTCATACCGTGATCCAAAGAACACTGACAAGTACTTTGCAAATGATGAAATGTGGGAAAGAAGTCAAAAGATGCTTAAGGGTGCTATGGATGACCTTGGCCTTGACTATGTTGAAGCTGAAGGTGAAGCAGCATTCTATGGTCCTAAGCTTGATATTCAAACTAAGACTGCTTTGGGTAACGACGAAACTATGTCAACTATCCAACTTGATTTCATGCTCCCAGAAAGATTTGGCTTAACTTACGTTGGTAAAGATGGTGAAGAACACCGTCCAGTTATGGTTCACCGTGGTATTGTTGGTACTATGGAAAGATTCATTGCTTACCTTACTGAAATCTACAAAGGTGCATTCCCAACTTGGCTTGCTCCAGTTCAAGCTGAAATCATCCCAGTTAACAATGAAGCTCATGGCGAATATGCAGAAAAGGTTCGTCAAGAACTTGCTAAGCGCGGCTTCAGAGTAGAAGTTGATGATAGAAACGAAAAGATGGGTTACAAGATTCGTGAATCACAAACTCAAAAAGTACCTTACACTTTAGTATTAGGTGACGAAGAAATGAAGAACGGTAGCGTTAACGTACGTCGTTACGGTACTGATGAAGAAATTTCTAAGAGTCTTGATGACTTCATTAATGAAATTGATGCTGACGTTAAGTCATACTCAAGAGAAAACTAGTCTTAATAAAATAAACAATAAAAATCCGCTAGGAATAATATCCTGGCGGATTTTTTGGTAATAATACCATTCACCGTTAGATTTTTGCCGTTTACCGAAACTTGCTGGTTTTAGTTATTTAGATAGCTATACTAATAAACAAGTAAGGGGGAATGATATGAAAATTAAGTTTAATGTTGACCAGAATTTATCGGAAGAAAAAGCAGAATTTTGGTTAAAAAAGATGACCGAAAAAATGAAACGGATTACTAAAGAACTGAGATCTGAACAAGATTTCCTTTGGGGCTATCAGGATAGGGATGCACATGCAATTAAATTTTCACAGATTTTTGCAATACAGGTGGAAAATGAAAAGACGTTGATATGTACAGAAGCTGATAGCTATGTTTTTAGAGGTAGATTGTATCAAGTAGAGAAAATTTTACCTGATAATTTTGTTGTTGTATCCAGAAGTTCAATTGTTAATTATCACTTGATCGATCATCTGGAAATTATTAGGATAGGCAACATTGATGCTATTATGAAAAATGGTTTGCGAATTCAAGTTGCACGAAGAAAGATTAAATACTTGAAAGAGAGGATAGGATTATGAAAAATTTGAAACAATTATTAGTCAGTGGCTTAATTGGTGTTGGCATTGGCATGAGTTGGCTAGCAGTAGAGATTTTAGGAATGTATTATTCGGAAAATTTGACTAAAAGTACCATTAATGTTTCAACCTTTTTGTTTTGGGTGCTAGCTTCATTTCTAATTGGAGTCTTTTTCTTTTTAGCAGGGTTGGTTTTCAACAATGATAGTTGGTCTTTAAGAAAGCAGATTTTTATTAATTTCTTTGTTTGTTTGGCCGCATGGCTAGTATTTAACTTCTATTTGAATAGCTTTGATTTTGTAGGGATGAATTTATTGCTAGTAATTGGAGAATTTATCATTATGTACACGATTGCATATGGAGCATATTTTTATCATTTAAGAACTGAGGTTAAGCAAATTAATGAAAAATTGAAGAAAGAGTAGATTTTGTAGCATAGCTGATTTAATCAGCTATTTTTATTTAGTAACATAAATGTAATTATTGTAAAAAAAACGTAAAATTAATGCTTCGATCGTAGTTTTTAGTGGCATAATAGACATGTAATTTTGAGAGGAGATATTCAGATGAAGAAAAAAGTTTTCGTATTTTTGGCAGCATTTTTAATGATTTTAGGATTTGCTAGTGCTAATGCTACTACGGCAAATGCAGCAAGTTGGGGTGCTAAAAAAGTTTTTACTACGCCTAAAAACACTCGTGGTACCTGGTATCATAAAGAAGATGGCAAAATAATCAAAACTAAAATTACAGCTCATACTATTAATGGACTCAAACTCTACCAAGTATTGAAGGGAAAAGAATCAGATAAGTGGGCTGATAAGTTAGCAGCTGCTGATGAAAAAGCAAATTATAAATTAGCCGATAAAGTATCTAGTTCAATGTTTGAAGCTTATACTTTTAAATTCCACGGCGTTACGGGCTTTAATGCTAATGGCTGGCTCGCAGGCGCAGGAGATGGTTACTACTATGTTCCTGTTAAAAAGACAATTAAAGGAAAGAAAGTTAATGCTTTACGTGTAGGTGAAGGTGCCGGCAATTATTTTGTAAGTTATGCTTACCAAAACAAAAAGTTGATAAAATAATCTACTACTTTGTGAAAAAAGCTCATAATTTTATTGACGAGGATAGTATTAACGAGTATACTACTACTAGTTGAGAACAAGAAGAAGCACCCGCTTCTCGCCTAAGTTAAGTAAACCTCTAGGCTGATCGATAATTTCTGTTGATTAAAGGCGGGGTGATACTTATCCCGCCTTTTTCTTGTCCTCAAATTAACACGGAGGTGAACAGTTATACCAAGGAGTTTAATCTTAAACGACAGAATTCGCGCTCGCGAAGTTCGTTTAATTGATGAAGATGGTGGTCAAGTTGGTGTGATGAGTAAGAGTGAAGCCTTGAATCGTGCAAGCGATGCAGGTCTTGATTTAGTTCTTATTTCACCCAACGCTAAGCCACCTGTAGCACGTATCATGGACTACGGTAAGTACCGCTTTGAACAACAAAAGAAGCTTAAGGAATCCCGTAAGAAGTCCAAGACAGTTAGTGTAAAAGAAATTCGTTTGAGTCCAACAATTGAAGGCAACGACTTTGAAACTAAGTTAAAACATGTTCGTAAGTTCATTTCTAAAGAAGGGGCTAAAGTTCGTGTTTCAATTCGTTTTAGAGGTCGTGCCATCACTCACAAGGAATTAGGTCAACAAGTACTTGAAAAGATGGCTGAAGCAACTTCAGATATTGCTAATGTTATTAGTAAGCCTAAGATGGAAGGCCGTTCAATGTTCTTAATGCTTGCACCTAAGAGTGATAAGGACAAAAAGAAAAAGTAGTTAATTGGAGGAAATAGAAATATGCCAAAGATGAAAACACACCGCGCTTCTGCTAAGCGTTTCAAGAGAACTGCAAATGGTGGTTTAAAACGTCACCACGCATTTACTGGTCACCGTTTCCACGGTAAGACTAAGAAGCAACGTCGTCACTTGAGAAAGCCTGCTATGGTTTCACGTAGCGACATGAAGCGTATTAAGCAAATGGTTGCTCAAATGCACTAATTATTTGTTCTTGAATCAGACTGTAGTAGGAGGAATTTTAAATGCCAAGAGTTAAAGGTGGAACAGTAACACGTCAACGTCGTAAGAAGATCATGAAGCTTGCCAAGGGTTACCGTGGCGCAAAGCACATGCAATTTAAGGCTGCAAGTACTCAATTATTCGTTTCATACAAGTACGCATTCCGTGACCGTAGAAGACGTAAGAGTGACTTCAGAAAGTTATGGATCGCTCGTATTAACGCAGCTGCAAGACAAAACGACATCTCATATTCTAAGTTAATGCACGGCTTGAAGTTAGCTGGTGTTGACATGAACCGTAAGATGTTAGCTGATATTGCTTACAACGATTCAAAGACTTTTGCACAATTAGCAGACACTGCTAAGAAGGCATTAAACTAATAATTACTTAAAAATAAAGGCCAGGAAAATCATTCCTGACCTTTATTTTTTATTTCTGCAAAAATGCTCGTAATCTAATTTTTTCATCAGGTGTCGTAAATGCAGCGTCAACTGCGTTGAGATAAAGCGTTGTTTCTTCTTCAGGTGTTAAATCAGTTCGTTTTTCAAGCACTTTGTATTCATGGAGTAAATTAGTATCAGAAACCGTCATATCATCGGAATTAAGTGTAACTTTCATCCCTTTATGAAGCAATTTCTTAATCGGATAGGAATCGATTTGATCAAATGCCTTAGTATTCATATTGGAAGTGGCACAACATTCTAGTACGATTTGTTGATCGATTAATTCCTGAGTCAATTGGGTATCTTCTGTGCAGCGAATACCATGACCAATTCTTTTAGCGCCCATTGCTAGTGCTTGACGGATCGAATCAGGACCATCTGCTTCACCAGCATGGATTGTATAAGGTACACCAAGTTGTTGAGCCTGATTAAAGAATGATTTGTACTTAATATTAGGAATAGGACCTTCAGCACCAGCTAGATCAAGCCCAACTACGCCTTTATTTAAGAATTTTTTGGCAAGCTCAACTGTTTCTATATTTTCTTTTTGATTATTAGAAAATCGCATTAAGCATAAAATTAAGCCTGCGTGCAATTCAGGTGAGTCATTTTTTTCTTTTTGATCATACAAAAATTTATTTAAACCACTGATGGCTGCCTTAATTGCATCTTCTTGCGTTAAACCTTCTTTAGTATGAAGCTGCGGAGCAAAACGAATTTCTGCGTAAACCAAACCTTGTGCTTTTAATTCAGTTAGAAGATCATAAACGATCGTTTCAAGGTCATGTCTTGTCTGCATTAATTTATTAGGTAAAGCAAATTTTTCTAAAAATTGATCTAAACTTTTGCAACTAGAATCAACTGACAATTCTTGGCGCAGTTCTTGATCCGTTGGAATAGGCAAATCATGTTCTTGCATTAGTTTCTTTACAGTAGAAACAGGAACTGAACCATCTAGGTGAAGGTGTAAATCGATAAATTTTCTCATTGTCTTCCCTTTCTAAATCTGGATGAACTAGGTTAAATTGTTAGTATTTTATCACGTTTTCCTAAGAATGAAACAAAAGTTTCTAATACAAACACATTTTTGATATTATATATAATGAAAAAAATGGAAAATCAGCTTCACTCAGAAAGATAAACATGGAAAATGAATAAAATTTAATATTTTGTTTGCTTGTGTAAAATTACTCATCTGCTAAACTGGTGTTTGGTTTAGGAGGTGAAGCAATGATTAAAACGCAAGTAGTTAAGCTAAAAGTAAATAAAACAATGCAGAAGCATCTTGATGCTTTGTGCGACTATCGTAGATATTGTTGGAATAAAGGATTGGAGACCTGGCAGTTGATGTATGAGGCCCATACATTAACTACTAAAGATAACCCTAGTCCTAATGAACGCAGAGTTCGTGATGAATTAGTAGCTGGTAAAGCCGACTGGCAATATGATTTATCAGCTAGATGTTTACAGCTAGCTATTAAAGATTTAGCTAATGCGTGGAAGAATTTTTTAGATAAAGCTCAGCCTGACTGGGGGAAGCCAAGATTTAAATCTAAGAAAGCTCCTAGGCAAGGCTTTAAAACAGATCGGGCTGAAATTGTTAATGGCAAGCTTAGACTTGATAAGCCTTGGAGTATCGCAAAAGATAATTGGTTCGATCTAGCAAGCTATGAGGCTTTGAAGATGCGCAAAGTTAAAATAGCAAGTATCTTTAAAGAAAAAGGATTATACTATGCGGCTTTAACCTATGAAGAAAACATTCCGGCTAAGGCTAAAACTCATAAGAAAACTGCAATTGATGTTAATGTTGGACATTTCAACTACACAGATGGTCTAATCAATGTTTTACCTGTTAGGCTGCAAAAGCTCTACAAGCGAATTAAACATTATCAAAGAATGTTAGCTCGTAAAAGAGAAATTAATGGTAAGCTGGCTACCAAGACGAATAATTACTTAGCAGTGAGAGCCAAATTGCAAAGAGATTACCGTAAAGTAGTCAATATCCAAAATGACCTTTTACAAAAATTCACTACTAGGTTAGTGAATGATTACGATCAAATCGTAATTGAAGATTTGGCAGTCAAAGAAATGATGATGACGCATGTGGCTTCAAAGGGCATGCAGAGATCGCTTTTTGGTAAATTCAGACAGATCTTAACTTATAAGTGTGATTGGTACAATAAAGAATTAATTCTTGCTTCTAAAATGTATCCATCAACACAAAGATGTGCAAAGTGTGGATATGTCAAAAAAGGTGATGAAAAGATTACTCTACAAGGTAATCAAAAACATGGTACTAAACATAATGAGTATATCTGTTATCGGTGTGGCTACACTAATGATCGAGATGAAAATGCAGTGCTAAATCTTTTA contains these protein-coding regions:
- the thrS gene encoding threonine--tRNA ligase → MSFSVTLPDGSKKEFDKAVSVKEVASSIATSLGKAAVGAKVNGQVKPLDYEIDSDVEIAIITDKDEEGLDILRATAAFAFEAVAKKKYPELRLGQHVADEGGFYVDTDKKDQIKVTELPELEKAMEKLIKSGQPIEHVVMDKSELEEMFKDDPFKSDLLKKIDSDKVDAYKLGDFVDFGFDALLPNTGKIKHFKLLSVAGAYWLGKSSNPMLQRIFGTAFFKEAALKEDLKRRAEIKERDHRTIGRDLDLFFVDPKVGAGLPYWMPKGATIRRVVERYIIDREVADGYKHVYTPVLMNLDAYKTSGHWAHYRDDMFPPMDMGDGEMLELRPMNCPSHIQIYKHHIRSYRDLPLRVAELGMMHRYEKSGALSGLQRVREMTLNDGHTFVELDQVQSEFAKILKLIMDVYRDFDITDYYFRLSYRDPKNTDKYFANDEMWERSQKMLKGAMDDLGLDYVEAEGEAAFYGPKLDIQTKTALGNDETMSTIQLDFMLPERFGLTYVGKDGEEHRPVMVHRGIVGTMERFIAYLTEIYKGAFPTWLAPVQAEIIPVNNEAHGEYAEKVRQELAKRGFRVEVDDRNEKMGYKIRESQTQKVPYTLVLGDEEMKNGSVNVRRYGTDEEISKSLDDFINEIDADVKSYSREN
- a CDS encoding LytTR family DNA-binding domain-containing protein, with amino-acid sequence MKIKFNVDQNLSEEKAEFWLKKMTEKMKRITKELRSEQDFLWGYQDRDAHAIKFSQIFAIQVENEKTLICTEADSYVFRGRLYQVEKILPDNFVVVSRSSIVNYHLIDHLEIIRIGNIDAIMKNGLRIQVARRKIKYLKERIGL
- a CDS encoding DUF3021 domain-containing protein → MKNLKQLLVSGLIGVGIGMSWLAVEILGMYYSENLTKSTINVSTFLFWVLASFLIGVFFFLAGLVFNNDSWSLRKQIFINFFVCLAAWLVFNFYLNSFDFVGMNLLLVIGEFIIMYTIAYGAYFYHLRTEVKQINEKLKKE
- the infC gene encoding translation initiation factor IF-3, encoding MPRSLILNDRIRAREVRLIDEDGGQVGVMSKSEALNRASDAGLDLVLISPNAKPPVARIMDYGKYRFEQQKKLKESRKKSKTVSVKEIRLSPTIEGNDFETKLKHVRKFISKEGAKVRVSIRFRGRAITHKELGQQVLEKMAEATSDIANVISKPKMEGRSMFLMLAPKSDKDKKKK
- the rpmI gene encoding 50S ribosomal protein L35 translates to MPKMKTHRASAKRFKRTANGGLKRHHAFTGHRFHGKTKKQRRHLRKPAMVSRSDMKRIKQMVAQMH
- the rplT gene encoding 50S ribosomal protein L20, encoding MPRVKGGTVTRQRRKKIMKLAKGYRGAKHMQFKAASTQLFVSYKYAFRDRRRRKSDFRKLWIARINAAARQNDISYSKLMHGLKLAGVDMNRKMLADIAYNDSKTFAQLADTAKKALN
- the add gene encoding adenosine deaminase — translated: MRKFIDLHLHLDGSVPVSTVKKLMQEHDLPIPTDQELRQELSVDSSCKSLDQFLEKFALPNKLMQTRHDLETIVYDLLTELKAQGLVYAEIRFAPQLHTKEGLTQEDAIKAAISGLNKFLYDQKEKNDSPELHAGLILCLMRFSNNQKENIETVELAKKFLNKGVVGLDLAGAEGPIPNIKYKSFFNQAQQLGVPYTIHAGEADGPDSIRQALAMGAKRIGHGIRCTEDTQLTQELIDQQIVLECCATSNMNTKAFDQIDSYPIKKLLHKGMKVTLNSDDMTVSDTNLLHEYKVLEKRTDLTPEEETTLYLNAVDAAFTTPDEKIRLRAFLQK
- a CDS encoding RNA-guided endonuclease InsQ/TnpB family protein, which codes for MIKTQVVKLKVNKTMQKHLDALCDYRRYCWNKGLETWQLMYEAHTLTTKDNPSPNERRVRDELVAGKADWQYDLSARCLQLAIKDLANAWKNFLDKAQPDWGKPRFKSKKAPRQGFKTDRAEIVNGKLRLDKPWSIAKDNWFDLASYEALKMRKVKIASIFKEKGLYYAALTYEENIPAKAKTHKKTAIDVNVGHFNYTDGLINVLPVRLQKLYKRIKHYQRMLARKREINGKLATKTNNYLAVRAKLQRDYRKVVNIQNDLLQKFTTRLVNDYDQIVIEDLAVKEMMMTHVASKGMQRSLFGKFRQILTYKCDWYNKELILASKMYPSTQRCAKCGYVKKGDEKITLQGNQKHGTKHNEYICYRCGYTNDRDENAVLNLLALAK